In Leptospira langatensis, a single window of DNA contains:
- a CDS encoding ABC transporter ATP-binding protein, with amino-acid sequence MIKVRNLSKFYGRKLAIDRLNFELKEGEIVGLLGLNGAGKTTTIRILTGYLMATDGLCELNGLNTFEHPLEVKKKIGYLPETPPLYAELTVSEYLTFAARIKQVAEEDLGSELDRVIGLTDLGSVKDKVIETLSLGFRKRVGIAQAILGNPEIIIMDEPISGLDPKQIVEIRNLIGSLREHHTILLSSHILPEVYKTCNRFLFLHKGRIVYQCDRQELEKEMENLSGLEVTLSGKSRSETETYLNGIASKSGATLRFVSEDATGSTFLINTSSERKFKEELYSGISSSGILPEFIRKQDVTLEQIFMNKV; translated from the coding sequence ATGATAAAAGTAAGGAACCTTTCCAAATTCTACGGAAGGAAATTGGCGATTGATCGTCTCAATTTCGAACTCAAAGAGGGAGAGATCGTAGGACTTCTCGGATTGAACGGAGCAGGCAAGACTACGACGATCCGAATACTCACCGGTTATCTCATGGCCACCGACGGGTTATGCGAGTTAAACGGATTAAATACCTTTGAACATCCTCTGGAAGTGAAAAAGAAGATCGGCTACTTGCCGGAAACTCCTCCTCTCTATGCGGAACTTACGGTGAGTGAGTATCTCACCTTTGCAGCAAGGATCAAGCAAGTGGCAGAAGAAGATCTCGGATCGGAGTTGGATCGAGTGATCGGACTCACCGATCTAGGTTCCGTAAAGGATAAGGTGATCGAGACTCTTTCCTTAGGATTCAGAAAAAGAGTCGGGATCGCTCAGGCTATATTAGGAAATCCTGAAATTATCATCATGGACGAGCCTATCTCCGGATTGGATCCGAAACAGATCGTTGAGATCCGGAACCTAATCGGAAGCCTGAGAGAGCATCATACCATTCTTCTTTCGAGCCATATTCTTCCGGAAGTATACAAGACCTGCAATCGATTCCTATTCCTTCATAAGGGAAGGATCGTTTACCAATGCGATCGCCAAGAATTGGAGAAGGAGATGGAAAACCTTTCGGGATTAGAAGTTACTCTTTCCGGAAAATCCAGATCGGAAACGGAAACCTATTTGAATGGAATCGCAAGTAAGTCGGGGGCTACTCTTCGGTTTGTGAGTGAGGATGCAACCGGTTCCACATTCCTAATCAACACTTCTTCCGAGAGAAAGTTCAAAGAAGAATTATATTCCGGGATCTCTTCTTCCGGTATCCTTCCTGAATTCATCCGCAAACAGGATGTGACCTTAGAACAAATCTTCATGAACAAGGTTTAA